In the Methanococcus maripaludis genome, one interval contains:
- a CDS encoding pyruvoyl-dependent arginine decarboxylase, with the protein MMKTSAIHSPFEAPNTISLVAGTGDANNPLNAFDMSLLESGIGNLNLIRISSIMPPKAAIIPLPKIPQGSLVPTAYGYQISEVKGETVAAGISVAVPKDKELCGLIMEYECIGGKKECEDTVRNMAKEGFEMRGWEIDEIISIASEHTVENIGCAFAAAALWYK; encoded by the coding sequence ATGATGAAAACAAGCGCAATACATTCCCCATTTGAAGCTCCAAATACAATTTCCCTTGTAGCTGGAACTGGAGATGCAAACAACCCACTTAATGCTTTCGACATGTCACTGTTAGAATCCGGTATCGGAAACTTAAACTTGATCAGAATCAGCAGTATCATGCCACCAAAAGCAGCAATTATTCCACTCCCAAAAATCCCGCAAGGTTCACTTGTTCCTACCGCATACGGTTACCAAATAAGCGAAGTAAAAGGCGAAACCGTTGCAGCAGGTATCAGCGTTGCAGTTCCAAAAGATAAAGAATTATGTGGTCTTATCATGGAATACGAATGCATCGGCGGTAAGAAAGAGTGTGAAGACACAGTTAGAAACATGGCTAAAGAAGGTTTCGAAATGAGAGGCTGGGAAATCGACGAAATCATTTCAATCGCTTCAGAACACACCGTTGAAAACATCGGATGTGCATTTGCAGCTGCAGCTCTCTGGTACAAATAA
- a CDS encoding TatD family hydrolase, translated as MNLDDFKYIDSHCHVEDKSLNKCREEVIKRAFDEKVQMVTSGTNLGSCRRAVELKDKYGMYITLGYHPGRVNAEDNAIDKVYRFIQSKEKDILAVGEIGLDFDTKNIERQEIIFKKFIKLAEELNKPVVIHARGMEERSYEILKNDSVSMYHCYSGSLELARELVENGNFISYSTLVCFSDHHKNLVKNLNLENIVVETDSPYLSPIKGEKNEPKNVIKVIESIWELKKDEYSLDEITKIIYNNTKRLYHI; from the coding sequence ATGAATTTAGATGATTTTAAGTATATAGATTCCCACTGTCACGTTGAAGATAAGTCACTCAACAAATGCCGTGAAGAGGTCATAAAAAGGGCATTTGATGAAAAAGTGCAGATGGTAACAAGTGGTACGAATTTGGGCAGTTGCAGGAGGGCTGTTGAATTAAAAGATAAATATGGAATGTACATAACTCTTGGATACCACCCTGGAAGGGTTAATGCAGAGGATAATGCAATTGACAAAGTTTATAGATTTATTCAATCAAAAGAAAAGGATATTTTAGCAGTTGGTGAAATAGGGCTTGATTTTGATACCAAAAATATCGAAAGACAGGAAATTATATTTAAAAAATTTATAAAACTCGCTGAAGAATTAAATAAGCCCGTAGTAATTCATGCAAGGGGTATGGAAGAGCGTTCTTATGAAATTTTAAAGAATGATTCAGTTTCAATGTATCATTGTTACAGCGGTTCGCTAGAACTTGCGAGAGAATTGGTCGAAAACGGCAATTTTATTTCATACTCTACGTTGGTATGTTTTTCAGATCATCATAAAAATCTTGTTAAAAATCTTAATCTTGAAAATATAGTCGTAGAAACAGATAGTCCTTATCTTTCACCGATAAAAGGTGAAAAAAATGAACCAAAAAATGTAATAAAGGTTATTGAATCGATATGGGAATTAAAAAAGGATGAATATTCCTTAGACGAAATCACTAAAATTATATACAATAACACAAAGAGGTTATACCATATTTGA
- the speD gene encoding adenosylmethionine decarboxylase: MKQLGKHIILELWGCENQALDDQPGIEKMLVDAVKACGATLICVKTHKFSPQGVTGVAVLSESHISIHTWPELGYAAMDVFTCGEHVAPHDTIPEIQKFLKPEKIDVMDIKRGIIEVDEVKE, translated from the coding sequence TTGAAACAGTTAGGAAAACACATCATCCTCGAACTTTGGGGATGCGAGAATCAAGCCCTGGATGACCAGCCGGGCATAGAAAAAATGCTTGTTGACGCAGTAAAAGCATGCGGAGCTACATTAATCTGTGTAAAAACACACAAATTCTCACCCCAGGGGGTAACCGGGGTTGCAGTATTATCTGAAAGCCACATAAGTATTCACACGTGGCCTGAACTTGGATACGCTGCAATGGATGTATTTACCTGCGGAGAACACGTTGCTCCACACGATACAATTCCAGAAATTCAGAAATTCTTAAAACCTGAAAAAATAGATGTTATGGATATAAAAAGAGGAATCATTGAAGTTGATGAGGTGAAAGAATGA
- a CDS encoding 30S ribosomal protein S15 encodes MARLHSGKRGSSGSTRPLRTEVPEWVSMSAEDIEAKIVEMAKDGKQSAIIGNILRDMYGVPSVKLVTGKSVSSIMKEAGFYTEVPEDLFNLMKKAINLRNHLENNPRDTHSTVGLKLIESKIRRLVKYYRGTKVLPAKWRYSPDTARLLVE; translated from the coding sequence ATGGCAAGATTACACTCAGGAAAAAGAGGTTCCTCCGGTTCAACGAGACCATTAAGAACAGAAGTTCCAGAATGGGTTTCAATGAGCGCTGAGGATATTGAAGCAAAAATCGTTGAAATGGCAAAAGACGGTAAACAGTCAGCTATCATCGGAAACATTTTAAGAGACATGTATGGAGTCCCTAGCGTAAAATTAGTAACTGGCAAAAGCGTTTCATCAATCATGAAAGAAGCTGGTTTTTACACAGAAGTTCCAGAAGATCTCTTCAACTTAATGAAAAAAGCAATCAACTTGAGAAACCACTTGGAAAACAACCCAAGAGACACACACTCAACAGTTGGTTTAAAATTAATCGAATCAAAAATCAGAAGATTGGTTAAGTACTACAGAGGTACAAAAGTATTGCCAGCTAAATGGAGATACTCACCAGACACTGCAAGATTATTGGTCGAATAA
- a CDS encoding 6-carboxyhexanoate--CoA ligase, with amino-acid sequence MFSLKMRASRNGKHVSGAERLVTEEKIEEISSELIKRAMGHENGVPDFINLKIEKVTEKINNLKHLEIKTVHSTSKETSRVIARNLLKNELEKYYLKNGKDIEKIDELIDFAFKIIDEGNMRGAAILDLDGNRLETDSNRGIRVKNIDTTDELSEKILGNSSLSERTVDAIAIATKVVNCGVISELCTSDNFSYTTGYIATKDGYFRILNLKGNGEVGGRVFFVENSKIDELYDKLENMPVIVY; translated from the coding sequence ATGTTTAGTTTAAAAATGAGAGCTTCAAGAAACGGAAAACATGTTTCGGGAGCTGAAAGATTAGTTACGGAAGAAAAAATTGAAGAAATTTCTTCAGAACTGATAAAACGTGCAATGGGTCATGAAAATGGCGTTCCAGATTTCATAAATTTAAAGATAGAAAAAGTTACAGAAAAAATAAATAATTTAAAACATCTTGAAATAAAAACAGTTCATTCAACTTCAAAAGAGACTTCAAGGGTTATTGCAAGGAATCTTTTGAAAAATGAACTGGAAAAATATTATTTAAAGAATGGAAAAGACATCGAAAAAATCGATGAATTGATTGATTTTGCATTTAAAATAATTGACGAAGGAAATATGCGTGGAGCCGCAATTTTGGATCTGGATGGAAATCGGCTCGAAACTGATTCAAATCGGGGAATTCGTGTAAAAAACATTGATACAACAGATGAATTATCCGAAAAAATATTGGGGAATAGCTCATTATCTGAAAGGACTGTCGATGCAATCGCAATTGCAACAAAAGTTGTAAACTGTGGTGTAATTTCAGAACTCTGCACATCTGATAATTTTTCATATACGACAGGTTATATTGCAACTAAAGATGGATATTTTAGAATTTTAAATCTTAAAGGTAATGGCGAAGTTGGCGGAAGAGTATTTTTTGTTGAAAATTCAAAAATCGATGAATTATATGATAAGCTTGAAAACATGCCGGTTATTGTTTATTAG
- a CDS encoding IGHMBP2 family helicase: protein MTLKQIYVNKFKGLVRKERDHEINFHKAEIKKLGIKRENVGRAILNLNGKVLREFFGEYIVRYGRREKFKKTDISVGDVVLVSRGNPLQSDLLGTVIEIGSNHVDVSMENVPKWALNDIRIDLYVNDVTFKRMLNALDKFNSTDNRLIDIILGVDGPKQSKKTEIRFLDHSLNEYQKEAVLEALAARDLYLIHGPPGTGKTRTISEVILQEALRKNKVIATADSNIAVDNILSNISKYESFKIVRIGHPSRISKKLMKYSLQNKITEHPNYNTLKKMKMDLQKNYEVRKSFKRPDPKWRRGMTDDDIIIFSKLNKDIRGVPKETIKKMADWVICSENIVKLKENIQKFEKKLIDDIISTSDVVVATNSMAGSEILEDYKFDVCVIDEGSQSMEPSSLIPIVLSRKLIIAGDHKQLPPTVLSEELELKKTLFERLISENPDFSKILQVQYRMNEKIMEFSNEMFYENKLIAHESVKSHNLLDIVENVSKEDKDIVNKKPLQFINVNGQEKQDSFKSSYNVEEAEKVDEIVSKLRKYEIPVSVITPYDAQVKYISNKLNTDEIEVKSVDGFQGRENEVIVISFVRTDKMGFLKDLRRLNVAVTRARRKLIVVGSKNLLIKDDAYSKFLNCFNDNR from the coding sequence ATGACTTTGAAGCAAATTTACGTCAATAAATTTAAGGGACTCGTTAGAAAAGAGCGAGACCACGAAATAAATTTTCACAAGGCAGAAATTAAAAAATTAGGAATAAAACGTGAAAATGTTGGAAGAGCCATTTTAAACTTAAACGGAAAAGTTCTTCGAGAATTTTTTGGAGAATATATTGTAAGATATGGAAGACGTGAAAAATTTAAGAAAACAGATATTTCCGTTGGAGATGTTGTTTTAGTGAGCAGGGGAAATCCACTCCAAAGTGACCTTTTAGGAACTGTAATTGAAATTGGATCAAATCACGTGGACGTTTCAATGGAAAATGTTCCAAAATGGGCTTTAAACGATATAAGGATCGATCTTTACGTAAATGATGTTACATTTAAAAGAATGCTAAATGCACTTGATAAATTCAATAGTACGGATAATCGACTTATTGATATTATTTTGGGAGTAGATGGTCCAAAACAATCTAAAAAAACAGAAATTCGATTTTTAGACCATAGTTTAAACGAATATCAAAAAGAAGCGGTTTTAGAAGCTCTTGCTGCAAGAGATTTATATTTAATACATGGGCCCCCTGGAACTGGAAAAACAAGAACTATTTCTGAAGTAATTTTACAGGAAGCTTTAAGGAAAAATAAAGTGATTGCAACGGCAGATTCAAACATTGCAGTTGACAACATTTTGTCAAACATTTCAAAGTATGAATCTTTCAAAATCGTTAGAATCGGACACCCTTCAAGAATTTCTAAAAAATTGATGAAATATTCTCTCCAAAATAAAATTACAGAACATCCTAACTACAATACCTTAAAAAAGATGAAAATGGATCTTCAGAAAAATTACGAAGTGAGAAAAAGTTTCAAAAGACCTGATCCAAAATGGAGAAGGGGGATGACTGATGATGATATAATTATTTTTTCAAAATTAAATAAGGATATACGGGGCGTTCCAAAGGAAACCATTAAAAAAATGGCTGATTGGGTAATTTGCAGTGAAAATATTGTTAAATTAAAAGAAAATATCCAAAAATTTGAAAAAAAGCTAATTGACGATATCATATCCACAAGTGATGTTGTTGTTGCCACAAATTCCATGGCTGGAAGCGAGATTTTAGAAGATTACAAATTTGATGTTTGTGTAATCGATGAAGGAAGTCAGTCAATGGAACCTTCCTCATTAATTCCAATTGTACTTTCTAGAAAATTGATTATTGCAGGAGATCACAAGCAACTTCCACCAACAGTCCTAAGTGAAGAATTGGAACTTAAAAAAACACTCTTCGAAAGGTTGATCAGTGAAAATCCCGATTTTTCAAAGATCCTTCAGGTCCAATACAGAATGAATGAAAAAATTATGGAATTTTCAAATGAAATGTTCTACGAAAATAAACTTATCGCACACGAATCTGTAAAATCGCACAATCTGCTCGATATTGTAGAAAACGTCTCAAAAGAAGATAAAGATATTGTAAACAAAAAACCGCTTCAGTTTATAAATGTGAACGGTCAGGAAAAACAGGACTCGTTTAAATCATCATATAACGTTGAAGAAGCTGAAAAAGTAGACGAAATAGTTTCAAAACTTCGAAAATATGAAATCCCCGTAAGTGTAATAACCCCGTATGATGCGCAGGTAAAATATATCTCTAACAAGTTAAACACTGATGAAATAGAAGTTAAATCCGTTGACGGGTTTCAGGGCCGAGAAAATGAAGTCATAGTAATATCTTTTGTCAGAACTGATAAAATGGGATTCTTAAAAGACCTAAGAAGATTAAACGTTGCAGTTACGAGGGCGAGACGAAAGTTGATAGTTGTCGGCTCCAAAAATTTGTTGATAAAGGACGATGCATACTCAAAATTTTTAAATTGTTTCAATGATAACCGATAA
- a CDS encoding tRNA uridine(34) 5-carboxymethylaminomethyl modification radical SAM/GNAT enzyme Elp3 has product MSDYPEFIRCIISNLLAEKEKIKDLDPKRKKQKVEDIKARCLRKFDLNVGFPPNSDIISQASEEEKKELLPLLRKKPIRTLSGVAVVAVMTSPEPCPHGKCSFCPGGKESNFGDVPQSYTGKEPATMRGVMYNFDPYVQTSERLSQLEKVGHPTDKVELIIMGGTFPARDIEYQENFIKRCFDAMNGEVSETLEKAQEKNETAKHRCVALTLETRPDYCNEKEINEMLKLGTTRVELGIQSTNDEVLEFVKRGHGTDASIKATQLLKDSGLKVSYHLIPGLPKTTPKMDKETIKTVFENPNFKPDLIKFYPCLVIPGTEVYELWQSGEFIPMTDEQAVEVITYGKSIMPKWVRTSRIQRDIPVTVIDAGVKKSNLGELVYNNLEEKGISCKCIRCREVGHVTYKKGIKPDVESISLCREDYESSGGTDIFLSFEDTKNDLLIGYLRLRIPSNPFRKEITDKTALIRQVHVCGQQKELEGNSKELSWQHKGYGRLLIDEAEKIAKQEFKKDQLLINSGIGVREYYKKLGYKRVGPYMGKNLK; this is encoded by the coding sequence TTGAGTGACTATCCGGAATTTATACGATGTATCATTTCTAATCTTTTAGCTGAAAAAGAAAAAATAAAGGATCTGGATCCAAAGAGGAAAAAACAAAAGGTAGAGGATATCAAGGCGAGATGTCTTCGTAAATTTGATTTAAATGTGGGATTTCCTCCAAATTCAGATATTATCAGTCAGGCCTCAGAAGAAGAAAAAAAGGAATTACTTCCTCTTTTAAGAAAAAAACCCATAAGGACACTCTCAGGTGTTGCAGTGGTTGCAGTAATGACTTCACCTGAACCATGCCCACATGGAAAATGTTCGTTCTGCCCTGGTGGAAAGGAGAGTAATTTTGGAGATGTTCCACAAAGTTACACGGGAAAAGAGCCTGCAACAATGCGTGGAGTAATGTACAATTTTGATCCATACGTTCAGACGAGTGAACGGCTTTCACAGCTTGAAAAAGTAGGTCACCCAACAGATAAGGTAGAACTGATAATAATGGGTGGAACTTTTCCGGCAAGAGATATCGAATATCAAGAAAATTTCATAAAAAGATGTTTCGATGCAATGAATGGTGAAGTTTCAGAAACTCTTGAAAAAGCTCAAGAAAAAAACGAAACTGCAAAGCACCGATGTGTGGCACTTACTCTAGAAACAAGGCCTGATTATTGCAATGAAAAGGAAATCAATGAAATGCTTAAACTTGGAACTACAAGGGTAGAACTTGGAATTCAGAGTACAAACGATGAAGTTTTAGAGTTTGTAAAACGAGGACACGGAACCGATGCATCAATTAAGGCAACCCAGCTTTTAAAAGATAGCGGATTGAAAGTTTCATACCACTTAATTCCCGGACTTCCAAAAACAACTCCAAAAATGGACAAAGAAACAATTAAAACAGTATTTGAAAATCCAAATTTCAAACCAGACTTGATTAAATTTTATCCATGTCTTGTAATTCCTGGAACTGAAGTCTATGAATTATGGCAGAGTGGGGAATTTATTCCGATGACTGATGAACAGGCTGTGGAAGTTATTACCTATGGAAAATCAATCATGCCGAAATGGGTCAGGACTTCAAGAATTCAAAGGGATATTCCTGTAACGGTAATTGATGCAGGCGTTAAGAAAAGTAACCTTGGGGAACTTGTTTACAATAATTTGGAAGAAAAAGGAATATCTTGTAAATGTATACGGTGCAGAGAAGTTGGCCACGTTACCTATAAGAAAGGAATAAAGCCCGATGTAGAAAGTATATCGTTATGCAGGGAAGACTACGAATCAAGCGGCGGAACCGATATATTCTTATCGTTTGAGGATACCAAAAACGATCTTTTAATAGGCTATTTAAGACTTAGAATTCCAAGTAATCCATTCAGAAAAGAAATAACTGATAAAACTGCACTTATAAGGCAGGTTCATGTTTGTGGACAGCAGAAAGAACTCGAGGGTAATTCAAAAGAACTTTCATGGCAGCACAAAGGTTATGGGAGACTTTTAATTGATGAAGCTGAGAAAATTGCAAAACAAGAGTTCAAAAAAGATCAATTATTAATCAACAGTGGAATTGGAGTCCGAGAATACTATAAAAAACTGGGATACAAAAGAGTAGGTCCGTATATGGGCAAAAATCTTAAATAA
- a CDS encoding dihydropteroate synthase-like protein, with amino-acid sequence MKILVITGKQAFNKVSSAIKNYDFIHVFEAKISIAAFLTPNLIIKEIKNIETSKNKKLSEIYDFVLVTGLIRHDLARIYEETGIKCFKSTREASDIPVLIKNLEKIKLSTVDYADSQIAKFIRENAEKEIENAEKLPLKNGNIKIGNLKVGNDYPMRVLGEIVHVPWLSKYELEEKVNYYVESGADMIDLGMVSNEDYSKDLKQIIKTVRDITDKPISVDTLNTKELIEAVNLDVDMILSVDSGNFGELLPHLKEKNTVSVVLPTNYKTNEVPESISEKIQNMEKILKKFEENKLTAVADPILEPINNSGCNFTESVIACYEFKKRNNIPMFFGIGNVTELFDVDSNGVNASIAAIGQEIGGNILFTPEASQKCKFSIKELKIASKMLFLAKKRNSLPKDVGYDLINYKDKKFDEEFDLEDVKIIDAVENEKQLLDRGSFKIRVDRKNKEIIATYYVHTQPKLIIKGHTPKEIYETALRENLITKLDHAAYFGKELRNAELALKIGKKYNQDFDLFYNEFWNQ; translated from the coding sequence ATGAAAATACTTGTTATAACTGGAAAGCAGGCTTTTAATAAAGTTTCATCTGCAATAAAAAATTACGACTTTATCCACGTTTTTGAAGCGAAAATTTCAATTGCTGCTTTTTTAACCCCTAATTTGATAATAAAAGAAATAAAAAACATTGAAACATCAAAAAATAAAAAATTATCCGAAATATATGATTTTGTACTCGTAACAGGACTTATAAGACACGATTTAGCAAGAATTTACGAAGAAACAGGAATAAAATGTTTCAAATCAACTAGGGAAGCTTCAGATATTCCAGTTTTAATAAAAAATCTCGAAAAAATTAAACTTTCAACAGTAGATTATGCAGATTCGCAGATTGCTAAATTCATACGAGAAAATGCCGAAAAAGAAATAGAAAATGCCGAAAAATTACCCTTAAAAAACGGAAATATAAAAATAGGAAATTTAAAAGTTGGAAACGATTACCCGATGAGAGTACTTGGTGAAATTGTCCATGTTCCGTGGCTTTCTAAATACGAACTCGAAGAAAAAGTAAATTATTACGTTGAATCCGGAGCAGACATGATCGATCTGGGAATGGTTAGTAATGAAGATTATTCTAAAGATTTAAAGCAAATAATCAAAACTGTACGGGATATTACTGATAAACCGATCAGTGTCGATACACTAAATACTAAAGAACTTATTGAAGCAGTAAATTTAGACGTAGATATGATTTTAAGTGTGGACTCAGGAAATTTTGGGGAATTACTTCCACATTTAAAAGAAAAAAACACGGTGTCAGTTGTTCTTCCAACAAACTACAAAACAAATGAAGTTCCAGAATCAATTTCAGAAAAAATTCAGAATATGGAAAAAATTCTTAAAAAATTTGAAGAAAATAAGTTAACGGCTGTCGCAGACCCGATTTTAGAGCCGATAAATAACAGTGGTTGTAATTTCACAGAAAGTGTAATTGCATGCTACGAATTCAAAAAAAGAAACAATATACCTATGTTTTTTGGAATTGGAAATGTTACAGAATTATTTGATGTTGACAGTAACGGAGTAAATGCAAGTATTGCGGCAATTGGTCAAGAAATTGGCGGAAATATTTTGTTTACTCCTGAAGCTTCACAAAAGTGTAAATTTTCAATAAAAGAGTTGAAAATTGCGTCAAAAATGTTGTTTTTAGCAAAAAAACGAAATTCACTTCCAAAAGATGTTGGATATGACCTTATAAATTACAAAGATAAAAAATTCGATGAAGAGTTTGATTTAGAAGATGTAAAAATAATTGATGCAGTTGAAAATGAAAAACAACTTCTTGATAGGGGAAGCTTTAAAATTCGCGTTGATCGGAAAAATAAGGAAATAATCGCAACGTATTATGTACATACTCAACCAAAATTGATTATTAAAGGACATACTCCTAAAGAAATTTATGAAACTGCGTTACGGGAAAATTTAATTACTAAACTGGATCACGCAGCATATTTTGGAAAAGAACTTAGAAATGCGGAACTTGCGTTAAAAATTGGTAAAAAATATAATCAAGACTTTGACTTATTTTACAATGAATTTTGGAATCAATAA
- a CDS encoding aminotransferase class I/II-fold pyridoxal phosphate-dependent enzyme produces MFRKNLKKELDLIKHQNLYRKLRGEVGIELNFSTNDYLGLSKNKEVINAYDDGLKYGAGATGSRLTSGNVNHEKLEETISKFKETEKSLVYSSGYGANLGVISSLCKKGDLILSDELNHASIVDGIRLSRADKKIYPHNNISNLIEILEENRNYENKFIVTDAVFSMDGDIAQVDKLKKIADEYNAVLILDDAHGTGVLGGGKGTLHHFKIKPTDNIIQIGTLSKAVGTVGGFVTGIEELIDYLINTSRSFIYSTALPPAVISASIKSFELIKSGELTDKLSKNIDIANKIFKSSGFILEEKITPIYPFLFGEKSIKISEELLNYKIFCVGIRYPTVKKGSERIRVSITAENKKEDFEYLCESISKINNG; encoded by the coding sequence ATGTTTCGGAAAAACTTAAAAAAAGAGCTTGATTTGATAAAACATCAAAACCTCTATAGAAAATTAAGGGGGGAAGTAGGTATTGAACTAAACTTCTCTACGAATGATTATTTGGGTTTATCAAAAAATAAAGAAGTAATTAATGCATACGATGATGGATTAAAATACGGTGCGGGGGCAACAGGTTCAAGATTAACTTCTGGAAACGTAAACCATGAAAAACTTGAAGAAACAATTTCTAAGTTCAAAGAAACTGAAAAATCGCTGGTTTATTCTTCAGGATATGGCGCAAATTTGGGAGTTATAAGTTCACTCTGTAAAAAAGGAGATTTAATTTTGAGCGATGAATTAAATCACGCATCAATAGTTGATGGAATACGACTTTCAAGGGCTGACAAAAAAATTTATCCGCACAATAATATTTCAAATTTAATCGAAATTTTGGAAGAAAACCGAAATTATGAAAATAAATTCATTGTAACCGATGCAGTATTCAGTATGGATGGAGATATTGCACAAGTAGACAAATTAAAAAAAATAGCAGACGAATATAATGCAGTTTTGATACTTGATGATGCACACGGAACCGGTGTTTTGGGCGGGGGAAAAGGAACACTTCATCATTTCAAAATAAAACCTACTGACAATATTATTCAAATAGGAACCCTTTCAAAAGCAGTTGGAACGGTTGGTGGATTTGTAACTGGCATTGAAGAATTAATCGATTATTTGATAAATACTTCAAGAAGTTTTATTTATTCAACAGCACTTCCTCCAGCAGTAATTTCTGCGAGTATTAAATCTTTTGAATTGATAAAATCAGGTGAATTAACGGATAAATTATCTAAAAATATCGATATTGCAAACAAAATCTTTAAATCTTCAGGATTTATTCTGGAAGAAAAGATTACTCCAATATATCCATTTTTATTCGGGGAAAAATCGATAAAAATTTCAGAAGAACTTTTAAATTACAAGATATTTTGTGTTGGAATTCGTTATCCGACCGTTAAAAAAGGTTCTGAACGAATAAGAGTAAGTATAACCGCAGAAAATAAAAAGGAAGATTTTGAATACCTATGCGAAAGCATTTCAAAAATAAACAATGGGTGA
- a CDS encoding nicotinamide-nucleotide adenylyltransferase translates to MRAFLIGRWQPFHKGHLEIIKKISKEVDEIIIGIGSCQKSHTLTDPFTAGERMMMITKTLENYDINYYAIPINDIDYNAVWVSSVESLTPPFTTVYTGNSLVRELFSEKNYTVKKPELYNRTDYSGTKIRKKMLEGSDWEHLVPKEVVKVIEEIDGINRIRRLSEKDYDEE, encoded by the coding sequence ATGAGAGCTTTTCTAATCGGCAGGTGGCAGCCATTTCACAAGGGACATTTGGAAATAATAAAAAAGATTTCAAAAGAAGTTGACGAGATAATCATAGGTATTGGAAGCTGTCAAAAAAGCCATACCCTAACAGATCCGTTCACCGCAGGAGAGCGAATGATGATGATTACAAAAACCCTTGAAAATTACGATATAAATTATTATGCAATCCCGATTAATGATATAGATTATAATGCAGTATGGGTTTCGTCTGTTGAATCGTTAACTCCGCCATTTACTACAGTGTATACTGGAAATTCGCTTGTTAGAGAATTATTCTCTGAAAAAAACTACACAGTTAAAAAACCGGAATTATACAATAGAACAGATTATTCTGGAACAAAAATAAGGAAAAAAATGCTTGAAGGAAGCGACTGGGAACATCTTGTTCCAAAAGAAGTTGTAAAAGTAATTGAAGAAATAGATGGAATCAACAGAATCAGAAGATTGAGTGAAAAAGACTACGATGAAGAGTAA
- the speE gene encoding polyamine aminopropyltransferase → MKFDAWYTEPQTENLSLSTKLKDILYVGQSEYQEIQVLDTYEFGRVLILENTYQTSERDEFIYHELISHPALFTHGNPKKVLVIGGGDGGTVREVLKHKSVEKIDFVELDGQVVEVAKKFLPTLSCEIDNEKVNTIITDGIKYVAETTEKYDVILVDCPDPVGPAAGLFEKEFYNNLFKCLNEDGIMVQQTESPLLHEKLINKIKGHLKDAGFSTIRPLVCSIPTYPSGFWSFTLASKKNDPLTSDVLEIENKLKDMATKYYDHEVHKGVFLATPRYLKD, encoded by the coding sequence ATGAAATTTGATGCATGGTACACAGAACCACAGACTGAAAATTTAAGCCTTTCGACCAAATTAAAAGATATCCTCTACGTTGGACAGTCCGAATATCAGGAAATTCAGGTTCTTGACACTTACGAATTTGGAAGAGTCCTGATTTTAGAAAACACGTACCAGACCAGTGAAAGAGATGAATTCATATACCACGAATTGATTTCACATCCTGCACTATTTACTCACGGAAACCCTAAAAAAGTTCTTGTTATCGGCGGTGGAGATGGCGGAACTGTTAGGGAAGTTTTAAAACATAAAAGCGTTGAAAAAATAGACTTCGTCGAACTCGATGGACAGGTTGTAGAAGTTGCTAAAAAGTTCCTTCCAACTTTAAGCTGCGAAATAGACAACGAAAAAGTAAACACGATCATCACGGACGGTATAAAATACGTTGCAGAAACTACTGAAAAATACGACGTAATCCTCGTAGACTGCCCAGACCCGGTTGGCCCTGCAGCAGGATTATTCGAAAAAGAGTTCTACAACAACCTCTTCAAATGTTTAAATGAAGACGGAATCATGGTTCAACAAACTGAAAGCCCGCTTTTACACGAAAAATTGATAAATAAAATCAAAGGACACTTAAAAGATGCTGGCTTTTCAACGATTCGCCCACTTGTTTGCAGTATTCCAACATACCCAAGCGGATTCTGGAGCTTTACATTGGCTTCAAAGAAAAACGATCCCTTAACTTCAGATGTTTTGGAAATTGAAAACAAATTAAAAGACATGGCTACAAAATACTACGACCACGAAGTCCACAAAGGAGTATTTTTAGCTACACCCAGATACTTAAAAGATTAA